The following proteins are encoded in a genomic region of Pseudostreptobacillus hongkongensis:
- a CDS encoding GTP-binding protein — protein sequence MAKQKFERSKPHVNVGTIGHVDHGKTTTTAAISKVLAAKGLAQKVDFENIDQAPEER from the coding sequence ATGGCAAAACAAAAGTTTGAAAGAAGCAAACCACACGTAAACGTTGGAACAATAGGACACGTAGACCACGGGAAGACAACAACAACAGCAGCGATATCAAAAGTATTAGCAGCGAAAGGATTAGCACAAAAAGTTGATTTTGAAAATATCGACCAAGCTCCAGAAGAAAGAGA